From the genome of Rhizobacter sp. AJA081-3:
CTGCCCCGGAGCCGGCGGGCCGCCGCGCGCTGGCCAACCTGGCGCTGGCGATGCTGTGCCTGGACGCCACCGCGCGCGGCGACGTGCTCTGGCAAGGCCGCGCCTACCAGCGCTTCAAGGACGCCGCCAACATGACCGACCGCGAGGGTGCGCTGTGGGCGCTGCTGGCCTCGCATTCGGAGATGGCCGACCTGGCGCTGCCGCGCTTCCACGACCTGTTCCGCGGCGATGCGCTGGTCATCGACAAGTGGTTCGCGCTGCAGGCCAGCGCACCGGAGCGCGACGGCCGCGTCTTCGCGCGCGCCAAGGCGCTGCTCAAGCACCCCGACTTCACGCTGCACAACCCGAACCGCGCGCGCAGCCTGGTGCGCTCGCTGTGCGGCGACAACCCGGCGGCCTTCCACCGCGCCGACGCGGCGGGCTACGTGTTCTGGAGCGAGCGTGTGATCGAGCTCGATGCCTTCAATCCGCAGCTGGCCTCGCGCATCGCCCGCGTGATGGACCGCTGGGCCCAGCTGGCCGAACCCTACCGCAGCGCCGCGCGCGAGGCCATCGCCCGCGTGGCCGCGCGCACCGACCTGTCCAACGACGTGCGTGAGGTCGTCACGCGAGCCCTGGAGACCTGAACGTGGCCCGAAGAATCAGCCTGACGCAGTACCTCGTCGAACAGCAGCGCGAGCACGGGCACATCCCGGCCGAGCTGCGCCTGCTCATCGAGGTGGTGGCGCGCGCCTGCAAGACCATCGCGATCTCGGTGAACAAGGGCGCGCTCGGCGAGGTGCTGGGCAGCGCGCACACCGAGAACGTGCAGGGCGAGGTGCAGAAGAAGCTCGACATCATCTCCAACGAGGTGCTGATCGAGGCCAACGAATGGGGCGGCCACCTCGCCGCCATGGCCAGCGAGGAGATGGACTCCATCCACGTCGTGCCGAACCGCTACCCGCAGGGCGAGTACCTGCTGCTGTTCGACCCGCTCGACGGCTCGAGCAACATCGACGTCAACGTCAGCATCGGCACCATCTTCTCGGTGCTGCGCAAGGTCGGCCACCACCGCGGCGTCAGCGAGCAGGACTTCCTGCAGGCCGGCCGCGCCCAGGCTGCTGCAGGCTATTGCGTCTACGGCCCGCAGACCATGCTGGTGCTGACCGTCGGCGAAGGCGTGGCGATGTTCACGCTCGACCGCGAGATGGGCTCCTGGGTGCTGACCGCCGACCAGGTGCAGCTCCCGGCCGACACGAAGGAGTTCGCGGTCAACATGAGCAACATGCGCCACTGGGCGCCGCCGATGAAGCGCTACATCGACGAGTGCCTGGCCGGCAAGGAAGGCCCGCGCGGCAAGGACTTCAACATGCGCTGGGTGGCCAGCATGGTGGCCGACGTGCACCGCATCCTGACGCGCGGCGGCGTGTTCATCTACCCCTGGGACAAGCGCGAGCCCGACAAGCCCGGCAAGCTGCGCCTGCTCTACGAGGCCAACCCGATGAGCTTCCTGATCGAGCAGGCCGGTGGTTCGGCCACCAACGGCTCGCAGCGCATTCTCGACATCGTGCCGACCAAGCTGCACGAACGGGTCAGCGTGATGCTCGGCTCGAAGAACGAGGTCGAGCGTGTGACCGAGTACCACCGCGAATCGGCCTGAGCCCGGCGCGATGGGCCAGCTCTACCTGGTGCGGCATGGGCAAGCCTCGTTCGGCAGCGACGACTACGACCGCTTGAGCGAACTCGGCCGCCGCCAGTGCGTGCGACTGGGCGAGCACTTCCGCCAGTCCGGCGTGGTGTTCGAGGCGGCACTGACCGGCACGCTGAGGCGCCAGGTCGACTCGCTGGCCGGCATCGCCCAGGGCATGCAGATGGCGCCCCAGGCGCACGCCTGGCCGGGGCTGAACGAGTACGACGGCGACGCCCTGGTGGCGGCGATCCACCCCGGCCCGATCGCGCCGCCGCGCAGCGACGAGGCGGTACGCCAGCACTTCCGGCTGCTGCGCGAGGGCCTGCAGGCCTGGATGGACGGCCGCAGCGAGCCGCTGGGCATGCCCAGCTACGTGGACTTCGTGGCCGGCGTGTGCGAGGCGCTCGACCATGTGCGCAGGGCGCATGAAGGCGCGGTGCTGATCGTCTCCAGCGGCGGCCCGATCGCCACCGCGGTGGCCGCGGTGCTGGGCGCGCCCAAGGCCACCGCGATCGAGCTGAACCTGCGCATCCGCAACAGCGCCGTGACGGAGTTCGTGTTCACGCCCAAGCGGCATTCGCTGCTGAGCTTCAACGCCCTGCCGCATCTCACGGACCCGGCACTGGCCGACTGGATCACCTACAGCTGAGCCGGGCTATAATCTGCGGCTTCACGCCGGTGTAGCTCAGTTGGTAGAGCAGCGCATTCGTAATGCGAAGGTCGGGAGTTCGACTCTTCTCACCGGCACCAACACCTGTAGGGCCCGCCAGCGAGCGGGCCCTAACTTTTTGGGCCGCATGGGCTGCACTTGCGGCCCATGCGGCCCACGCGGCCCATTGACCTTCGCACGAAGTGGCCTGGGCCGCAGCGGCGGGTCGAGCCGCAGGCGCCGATGCGCTGCGTCAAGCCGGCCGTTGGACGGCCGAGTCTTTGGCGTTGCGACGGGTCAAGGCCTTCACTTTGGACTGCTGGGATAGGTCCACCCACGTGCATGTGGTGCACTCTTGGGCTGCTTCGCAGCGGTTGCTGCCATTCCGCCCGTTTAGGCGAATTGACGCTTAGGACCATGAAGCTGACGATGGGCGCAACTAGAGGGCTCAGCGGATCGCTATTGACGAGATTCTCGACTACTTCGAAAGCCATCCCCAGAGCCGAGACCATGGCTCTCTGCCTCGCTCGGTACCGTTCGCATGCGTAGCCGAAGGCGAGTCCATTGATGCAGGCGGCGAAGCCTTGTTGAAGTACGACTGCTTCGCGCGCTTGTCGCGGCTTCGTTCGGCTTCGACCTGAGCATTGGTCCACGAACCGCACTCGATGACGCGCCCCCTCTTGATCACATAGTGCGACCGGCAGTCCTGGTTCCAGTTGCCCACCGACGGATTGAGCGTCACGGACTCACCGTCGAATGTCATCGCCCAATCTGTGGGCGTAAACGGAGTCACCACGCGCTCACCACACCCGCAGCAGCATGCGTGCACTGCGGTCGCGTAGTCCATCGAGATGTACAACACGCCCGGCTCTAGCTCACGCGGCACGTTGCGGACAAAGCGATGCTCCAGGTGCTGGTGACGCATCATGTCTGGTCTCCATTGAGCAGCATGCCGCCATCGGTGGTGTATGTGCTGTGGTGTTCGTTTTCCAGATCGCGGTAGAAGCCTCGGAGCTTTTTCCACTTCACCACCGCCAGGCACGCGTTCAGGGCATTCAGGTCGGCAACCTGGATGT
Proteins encoded in this window:
- a CDS encoding DUF6527 family protein; the encoded protein is MMRHQHLEHRFVRNVPRELEPGVLYISMDYATAVHACCCGCGERVVTPFTPTDWAMTFDGESVTLNPSVGNWNQDCRSHYVIKRGRVIECGSWTNAQVEAERSRDKRAKQSYFNKASPPASMDSPSATHANGTERGREPWSRLWGWLSK
- a CDS encoding class 1 fructose-bisphosphatase, which produces MARRISLTQYLVEQQREHGHIPAELRLLIEVVARACKTIAISVNKGALGEVLGSAHTENVQGEVQKKLDIISNEVLIEANEWGGHLAAMASEEMDSIHVVPNRYPQGEYLLLFDPLDGSSNIDVNVSIGTIFSVLRKVGHHRGVSEQDFLQAGRAQAAAGYCVYGPQTMLVLTVGEGVAMFTLDREMGSWVLTADQVQLPADTKEFAVNMSNMRHWAPPMKRYIDECLAGKEGPRGKDFNMRWVASMVADVHRILTRGGVFIYPWDKREPDKPGKLRLLYEANPMSFLIEQAGGSATNGSQRILDIVPTKLHERVSVMLGSKNEVERVTEYHRESA
- a CDS encoding histidine phosphatase family protein, with protein sequence MGQLYLVRHGQASFGSDDYDRLSELGRRQCVRLGEHFRQSGVVFEAALTGTLRRQVDSLAGIAQGMQMAPQAHAWPGLNEYDGDALVAAIHPGPIAPPRSDEAVRQHFRLLREGLQAWMDGRSEPLGMPSYVDFVAGVCEALDHVRRAHEGAVLIVSSGGPIATAVAAVLGAPKATAIELNLRIRNSAVTEFVFTPKRHSLLSFNALPHLTDPALADWITYS